Proteins from a genomic interval of Sporolactobacillus sp. Y61:
- a CDS encoding DMT family transporter — translation MRKNKIIGALFLSLSASIWGGMFVVVKVVVAFFPPIELVWLRYLVAVVVLFIIGCWQHVNWRVKPKDLPLILLIGLIGNAVSIVTQETGTWLSSAQLGSVITAATPTFMILFACWILKERLTWIKEGSVALATIGVLMIVGVHAIDMGKLHGAFFLVIAALTWALMSVLIKLVPDHYSPIQVTTLATATALLCLSPIVYMQRFTIQWHYLTEPTVILCILYLGVVSTAVAFVMWNRGLQLMNAASSGLFFVFQPLVGTFLGWLILGEAIGLGFWAGVLLISASIWINIRYSD, via the coding sequence ATGAGGAAAAATAAGATCATTGGCGCTTTATTTTTAAGCCTTTCTGCCAGTATATGGGGCGGTATGTTTGTCGTAGTCAAAGTAGTGGTAGCGTTTTTTCCGCCCATCGAACTGGTCTGGCTGCGTTACTTAGTTGCTGTTGTTGTCTTATTTATTATTGGCTGCTGGCAGCACGTCAACTGGCGTGTGAAACCAAAAGATTTGCCATTAATCCTTTTAATTGGCCTGATCGGTAACGCTGTATCGATCGTCACGCAAGAAACCGGCACATGGTTATCTTCCGCTCAGCTGGGTTCTGTCATTACGGCTGCGACCCCAACATTTATGATTCTGTTTGCCTGCTGGATATTAAAAGAGCGTTTAACCTGGATTAAAGAAGGATCAGTAGCACTGGCAACGATTGGGGTACTGATGATTGTCGGCGTTCATGCAATCGACATGGGAAAACTGCATGGCGCGTTTTTTCTGGTGATAGCCGCGCTGACATGGGCTTTAATGTCCGTTCTGATTAAACTGGTTCCTGATCATTACTCACCCATACAGGTGACCACTTTAGCTACAGCAACGGCTTTACTTTGTTTGTCGCCGATTGTGTACATGCAGCGTTTTACAATTCAATGGCATTACCTGACGGAGCCCACTGTAATCCTTTGTATTTTATATTTAGGCGTGGTTTCAACGGCAGTCGCTTTTGTTATGTGGAATCGTGGGCTGCAGTTAATGAATGCTGCAAGTTCCGGGTTGTTTTTCGTTTTTCAGCCTTTAGTCGGGACATTTTTAGGCTGGCTCATTTTAGGCGAAGCAATAGGCCTGGGTTTCTGGGCGGGTGTACTCTTAATATCTGCCAGTATCTGGATCAATATCAGATATTCGGATTGA
- a CDS encoding GNAT family N-acetyltransferase: MERRSYKAAQALLDLPDYRIYVASAAGQKIAGFIAEWQLDGLLFLEHLAVQPALRGSGIGSNMVKRYLDHVDRPVVLEVEEPNSRLAARRIHFYQKLGFKLSDYGYVQPNMQPVNEEPVALKIMHYPDGMTEKEFLQFKKLVSERVYQPKKTGKNG; the protein is encoded by the coding sequence GTGGAACGCCGCTCATATAAAGCCGCACAAGCCCTGCTTGATCTTCCGGACTACCGGATATATGTTGCCTCAGCAGCTGGTCAGAAAATCGCCGGATTTATTGCTGAGTGGCAGCTTGACGGTTTACTTTTTCTGGAACACCTGGCGGTTCAGCCTGCTCTGAGAGGATCCGGCATTGGATCGAACATGGTGAAGCGTTATCTGGACCATGTTGACAGACCGGTCGTCCTTGAAGTGGAAGAACCCAATAGCAGACTGGCTGCCCGAAGAATTCATTTTTACCAGAAACTCGGTTTTAAACTCAGCGATTATGGCTATGTGCAGCCAAATATGCAACCGGTGAATGAAGAGCCGGTTGCATTAAAGATCATGCATTACCCGGACGGGATGACTGAGAAGGAATTTTTACAATTTAAAAAGCTGGTTTCTGAAAGGGTTTATCAACCGAAAAAAACAGGAAAAAACGGATGA
- a CDS encoding sugar O-acetyltransferase — translation MKTEKEKMLNGERYYADDPELVQGRRNARRLTRLFNQTTESERDKRTDLLNQLFGSTGSSLYIEPTFRCDYGSNIHVGENFYANFDCVILDVCKVEIGVNCFMAPGVHIYTATHPLDAVERISGFEFGKPVTIGNNVWIGGRTVINPGVRIGDNAVIGSGSVVTKDVPDHVVAAGNPAKIIKTIK, via the coding sequence ATGAAAACAGAAAAAGAGAAAATGCTGAACGGAGAACGCTACTATGCAGACGATCCGGAACTGGTGCAGGGGCGGAGAAACGCGCGGCGACTGACCCGGCTGTTTAATCAGACGACGGAAAGCGAAAGAGATAAACGGACGGATTTATTAAATCAGCTTTTCGGTTCAACCGGCAGCAGCCTGTATATCGAGCCGACTTTTCGCTGTGACTATGGTTCAAACATCCATGTCGGCGAAAATTTCTATGCGAATTTTGACTGCGTCATCCTGGATGTCTGCAAAGTTGAGATTGGAGTTAATTGTTTCATGGCCCCGGGTGTCCATATTTATACGGCCACACATCCTCTTGATGCCGTGGAGCGCATCTCGGGCTTCGAGTTCGGAAAGCCTGTGACGATCGGTAACAATGTCTGGATCGGTGGCCGCACGGTGATCAACCCGGGTGTCAGGATCGGTGATAATGCGGTCATCGGATCCGGTTCGGTGGTTACAAAAGACGTCCCTGACCATGTCGTCGCAGCCGGAAATCCGGCGAAAATCATCAAGACGATTAAGTGA
- a CDS encoding CrcB family protein: MLNYILFILFGMLGAVSRYLLSMLFHASSFPIATLVINLCGCFLLAVVARFLIHIRRLPASLISAVGTGFIGSFTTFSAFALETVELIRRNLLLACIYAGTSLFGGLAAAALGYLTARLLLNRLKGSLDHDHQ, translated from the coding sequence GTGCTTAACTACATTCTCTTCATTCTGTTCGGCATGCTGGGTGCCGTCTCAAGATACCTTCTCAGCATGCTGTTTCATGCCTCATCATTTCCGATTGCTACATTGGTCATCAATCTGTGCGGATGCTTTCTGCTCGCTGTGGTCGCACGCTTTCTGATCCATATCCGCCGGCTGCCCGCAAGTCTGATATCTGCTGTGGGCACAGGGTTCATTGGATCATTTACAACTTTCTCCGCCTTCGCACTGGAGACCGTTGAACTGATCCGGCGAAATCTGCTGCTTGCCTGTATCTACGCGGGGACCAGTCTGTTCGGCGGGCTCGCTGCCGCTGCGCTGGGTTATCTGACCGCAAGACTCCTGTTAAATCGTCTGAAAGGAAGTCTGGATCATGATCATCAATAG